Below is a window of Salvia miltiorrhiza cultivar Shanhuang (shh) unplaced genomic scaffold, IMPLAD_Smil_shh fragScaff_scaffold_149, whole genome shotgun sequence DNA.
GGCCCAATTATGCTCCAACCCATTAGCCCATTAGGTTTTTATTATTAGGTATAAATAATGTAATCTCTAAGTTTATTAGGTATGAATGAATATGTTGGTTGTTTTatcaaatctctctcttctctcttgatTTCTGGAGTTTGAGCTTGCTCGAAAAGCTTCGCCATTGATACGAATCGTATCATAGTCTGATTTCCCTTTGAAGTAGATGCCCTGCGGCGTGCGGTCCAGCAAAGCGTCTACTGTCCTATTCTTAAATCCGGCGAAGAAGAGTTGAGATTCTACCCAGCTCATCTCCATGCAATCTTTCTCGGTTAATCCCAGCTCTGGAAACTGCTCCTCCATTATTGGCATGAGTTCGCCAATCCTTCCCAGGTACAGCGTCGCGAACGTAGCTGAGATTGTACGAGAGTTGCTGGGAGCCAAGAAAATCCTGAGCAGGAGATTCTCGTCGACCCTGTCGGCGATGTATTGCCATTTGTTTACTATATCAGTCGCGTTTTCTTCTAAAGTTCGTGTCACGTTGAAAACGGTGACCGTTTCCGGGACACTGACTAGCGTCACCTTGAATTCTAGAACAATCCCGAAGCTTGTGCTGCCGCCGCCTCGGATGGCCCAAAACAGATCTTCTCCCATGCTGCTCCTGTCCAGGATTTCGCCGTCGGCGTTGATCAGTTTGGCGTCCACGAAGTGGTCCGATGCG
It encodes the following:
- the LOC131002583 gene encoding berberine bridge enzyme-like 18, producing MLYKSNVFNVHRTFFLLVSLKSKTLGFPAGVCPTVGVGGHFSGGGYSMMSRKHSIASDHFVDAKLINADGEILDRSSMGEDLFWAIRGGGSTSFGIVLEFKVTLVSVPETVTVFNVTRTLEENATDIVNKWQYIADRVDENLLLRIFLAPSNSRTISATFATLYLGRIGELMPIMEEQFPELGLTEKDCMEMSWVESQLFFAGFKNRTVDALLDRTPQGIYFKGKSDYDTIRINGEAFRASSNSRNQERRERFDKTTNIFIHT